A portion of the Mycobacterium paraseoulense genome contains these proteins:
- a CDS encoding Rv1893 family protein → MGFTPKDAVDAARDIATNAVEKASDIVEHASDIIRGDIAGGASGIVQNSIDIGTYAVDRTKEMLTGRDEVDDDEI, encoded by the coding sequence ATGGGCTTCACCCCGAAGGATGCGGTCGACGCGGCCAGGGATATCGCGACCAACGCGGTCGAAAAGGCTTCCGACATCGTGGAACACGCCAGCGACATCATCCGTGGCGACATCGCCGGCGGCGCCAGCGGCATCGTTCAGAACTCGATCGACATCGGCACGTACGCGGTGGACCGCACCAAAGAGATGCTCACCGGCCGCGACGAGGTCGACGACGACGAAATCTAG
- a CDS encoding nitronate monooxygenase, translating into MHTAICDELGIEFPIFAFTHCRDVVVAVSKAGGFGVLGAVGFTPEQLEIELNWIDENIGDHPYGVDIVIPNKYEGMDSHLSAEELAETLRKMVPQEHLDFGKKILADHGVPIEDSDGDSLQLLGWTEATATPQVEVALKHPKVKMIANALGTPPADMIKHIHDAGLKVAALCGSPSQARKHADAGVDIIIAQGGEAGGHCGEVGSIVLWPQVVKEVAPVPVLAAGGIGSGQQIAAALALGAQGAWTGSQWLMVEESSNTPVQQQAYVKAGSRDTVRSRSFTGKPARMLRNDWTEAWEQPDNPKPLGMPLQYMVSGMAVRATNRYPNESVDVAFNPVGQVVGQFTKVEKTATVIERWVQEYLEATNRLDELNEAASV; encoded by the coding sequence ATGCACACCGCCATCTGCGATGAGCTAGGTATCGAGTTTCCGATCTTCGCGTTCACCCACTGTCGTGATGTCGTGGTCGCGGTCAGCAAGGCCGGGGGGTTCGGCGTGCTCGGCGCGGTCGGCTTCACCCCGGAGCAGCTCGAGATCGAGCTCAACTGGATCGACGAGAACATCGGCGACCACCCGTACGGGGTCGACATCGTCATTCCCAACAAGTACGAGGGGATGGACTCGCACCTGTCCGCCGAAGAGCTGGCCGAAACGCTGCGCAAGATGGTGCCCCAAGAGCACCTGGACTTCGGCAAGAAGATCCTCGCCGACCACGGCGTGCCGATCGAGGACAGCGACGGCGACAGCCTGCAGCTCCTCGGTTGGACCGAGGCGACCGCCACGCCTCAGGTCGAGGTGGCGCTCAAGCATCCCAAAGTGAAGATGATCGCCAACGCGCTCGGCACCCCGCCGGCGGACATGATCAAGCACATCCACGACGCCGGACTCAAGGTGGCCGCGCTGTGCGGCTCGCCGTCGCAGGCACGCAAGCACGCCGACGCCGGCGTCGACATCATCATCGCCCAGGGCGGCGAGGCGGGCGGGCACTGCGGCGAGGTGGGCTCCATCGTGTTGTGGCCGCAGGTGGTCAAGGAGGTCGCCCCGGTGCCGGTGTTGGCGGCCGGCGGTATCGGCAGCGGTCAGCAGATCGCGGCGGCACTGGCGCTGGGTGCCCAAGGGGCGTGGACGGGCTCGCAGTGGCTGATGGTCGAGGAATCCTCGAACACCCCGGTTCAGCAGCAGGCGTACGTGAAGGCGGGCAGCCGCGACACCGTGCGCAGCCGGTCGTTCACCGGCAAGCCGGCCCGCATGTTGCGTAACGACTGGACCGAAGCGTGGGAGCAGCCGGACAACCCGAAGCCGCTCGGCATGCCGCTGCAGTACATGGTGTCCGGCATGGCGGTGCGGGCAACGAACCGGTACCCGAACGAGAGCGTGGACGTCGCGTTCAACCCGGTCGGTCAGGTCGTCGGCCAGTTCACCAAGGTGGAGAAGACGGCGACGGTCATCGAGCGCTGGGTGCAGGAATACCTGGAGGCGACCAACAGGCTCGACGAGCTCAACGAGGCCGCCTCCGTCTGA
- a CDS encoding GreA/GreB family elongation factor, protein MTRRDYARLHNELAALRSRRSIEVPDDFMDYDANLVAGYPARRARICEIQDLLTNAVVGEDAVGARIAEPGMVLTIRYDASGETETFLLGRRFGEGADVTVYSTLSPLGHAIAGARPGEQRIYPLPDERGRLVTLLEAVPYEMYVAKNPGHWPPPRRNGDPRAPGATTTTDKQPERSRRQRHRVAA, encoded by the coding sequence ATGACGCGACGGGACTACGCGCGACTGCACAATGAGCTCGCCGCGCTGCGCTCGCGGCGCAGTATCGAAGTTCCCGACGACTTCATGGATTATGACGCGAATCTCGTCGCGGGCTACCCGGCGCGACGAGCACGCATATGCGAGATTCAGGATCTGCTGACCAACGCAGTCGTCGGTGAGGACGCCGTCGGCGCCCGCATCGCCGAACCGGGCATGGTTCTTACCATCCGCTACGACGCCTCCGGCGAGACGGAAACCTTCCTGCTCGGCCGGCGTTTCGGCGAGGGCGCCGACGTCACGGTCTACTCGACGCTGTCGCCGCTGGGCCACGCGATCGCTGGCGCACGTCCTGGCGAGCAGCGCATCTACCCGCTCCCCGACGAGAGGGGACGGCTGGTGACGCTGCTAGAGGCCGTGCCCTACGAGATGTACGTGGCGAAAAACCCCGGCCACTGGCCGCCACCGCGACGCAACGGTGACCCTCGGGCACCAGGGGCCACCACAACGACGGACAAGCAGCCGGAACGAAGTAGGCGTCAACGACATCGCGTCGCGGCGTAG
- a CDS encoding Rv1733c family protein, whose translation MTIPHPNCGRPTSHRSDEDTALDTFTVRLPRWRFAQLFGFNPLVRIRDRVEALVVVLAVVISVVAVPIAAAVGTVVYDSRSRQYAERAQISRVVTGTVTSLKVAYHESLGPTITVLARWVDGGTEHTGAVSAPRGVNIGDSIDIWVGEDGSHVGPPPATAGDEAVAAALLTWFSVAIAAGVLVAGTRAAFNRARHAQWQKSFDNLVVDGDGRTNQR comes from the coding sequence ATGACTATCCCGCATCCCAATTGTGGCCGGCCGACGAGCCATCGGTCGGACGAAGATACGGCGCTGGACACCTTTACCGTGCGCTTGCCGCGGTGGCGATTTGCGCAACTATTTGGCTTCAACCCACTGGTACGCATCAGAGATCGAGTCGAGGCGCTCGTTGTGGTGCTGGCCGTGGTCATCTCGGTCGTCGCCGTGCCGATCGCCGCCGCCGTGGGCACCGTGGTCTACGACTCCCGCAGCCGCCAATACGCCGAGCGGGCCCAGATCAGCCGCGTGGTCACTGGGACAGTCACCAGCCTCAAGGTCGCCTACCACGAATCGCTAGGACCGACTATTACCGTACTTGCCCGATGGGTTGATGGCGGGACCGAACACACCGGCGCAGTGTCGGCGCCTCGGGGAGTCAACATCGGTGATTCGATTGACATCTGGGTGGGTGAAGACGGTTCGCATGTCGGCCCACCCCCCGCCACCGCCGGCGACGAGGCAGTGGCGGCCGCATTATTGACCTGGTTCAGCGTGGCCATCGCGGCAGGCGTGCTGGTCGCCGGTACCCGGGCGGCCTTTAACCGGGCCCGCCACGCGCAATGGCAAAAAAGCTTCGACAATCTGGTCGTTGACGGCGACGGGCGCACCAACCAGCGCTAA
- a CDS encoding PucR family transcriptional regulator, with protein sequence MITLDRLVNVLGDYGVRLKWSSVPRSTELRSVVIHESVGSRAVVGDVLLAIGADTVTQAVHWATSARATVVLLRGDGQEMTFAGASDLAIMVVDEEMAWSEVAAVVYGLVLEGRETESGRGPTDLFALADSLADAIGGALVIHDRLLRVLAYSRQQQDADSARVATILERQAPEQLRALFEARGVFAHLAVSDDPLFVAEDTEQGMTGRMVVAVRSGRELLGSVWVACSAPLDGVALTALADGAHTVALHLLRSRASADLERQVESELVIRLLEGSADAATLASRLGLPHSQLRVIALQAFTSAERDAPLLLAFERATTGFGWSRPGRSALAGNTVYTVLPGDQVMTARRWITGLRAALPERVTVLAGISGVAEVADLAAARHEADECLALHEATSRATPPAYDESWDEILLQRLRIGSRSGRSPDRGPVAELRRHDRANETDYVATLRGWLEAQGDPVEAGRRLGVHENTVRYRLRKMAEITELPLDDARKRLAMMIDLAVADND encoded by the coding sequence GTGATCACGTTGGACCGCTTAGTGAATGTGTTGGGCGATTACGGAGTCCGCCTTAAATGGTCATCTGTGCCGCGGTCGACGGAATTGCGCAGCGTCGTCATCCACGAGTCCGTCGGTAGCCGCGCCGTCGTCGGCGATGTCTTGTTGGCCATCGGTGCCGACACGGTGACCCAAGCTGTGCATTGGGCAACCTCGGCTCGGGCCACCGTGGTGCTACTGCGCGGCGACGGCCAAGAGATGACCTTCGCCGGTGCGTCCGACCTCGCGATCATGGTTGTCGACGAGGAGATGGCCTGGAGCGAGGTGGCGGCGGTCGTCTATGGGCTGGTGCTAGAGGGCCGTGAGACAGAGTCCGGTCGTGGTCCCACCGATTTGTTCGCGCTGGCGGACAGTTTGGCCGACGCCATCGGCGGTGCACTGGTCATCCACGATCGGCTGTTGCGGGTGCTGGCGTATTCGCGGCAACAGCAGGACGCGGACTCTGCGCGGGTCGCGACAATCCTGGAACGACAGGCACCGGAACAGCTGCGCGCATTATTCGAGGCCCGCGGGGTCTTCGCGCACCTGGCGGTCTCCGACGATCCACTGTTTGTCGCCGAGGACACCGAGCAGGGGATGACCGGCCGGATGGTGGTGGCGGTGCGCTCGGGACGAGAACTCCTCGGGTCGGTGTGGGTCGCGTGCTCGGCGCCGCTGGACGGGGTCGCGCTCACCGCCTTGGCCGACGGCGCGCACACGGTGGCCTTGCATCTGCTGCGGTCACGAGCCAGCGCGGACCTGGAGCGCCAGGTCGAGTCCGAACTGGTGATCCGGTTGTTGGAGGGCTCCGCTGACGCCGCCACGCTGGCCAGCAGGCTGGGCCTGCCGCACAGTCAGTTGCGGGTGATCGCACTCCAGGCGTTCACCAGCGCCGAACGCGATGCCCCTCTTCTGTTGGCGTTCGAGCGCGCCACCACCGGGTTCGGTTGGTCACGTCCAGGCCGCAGCGCCTTGGCAGGCAACACCGTCTACACCGTGCTTCCCGGCGACCAGGTAATGACGGCCCGACGCTGGATCACCGGCTTGCGGGCAGCCCTACCCGAGCGGGTAACCGTGTTGGCCGGCATCAGCGGGGTAGCCGAGGTGGCGGACCTCGCAGCCGCCCGCCACGAGGCCGACGAGTGCCTCGCGCTGCACGAGGCGACGTCGCGGGCCACGCCTCCTGCTTACGACGAGTCATGGGATGAAATCCTGCTGCAGCGGCTGCGCATCGGGTCGCGGTCAGGCCGGTCCCCCGACCGTGGACCGGTGGCCGAGCTGCGTCGCCACGACCGCGCCAACGAGACCGACTACGTGGCGACACTGCGGGGCTGGCTGGAGGCCCAGGGCGACCCGGTCGAGGCCGGTCGGCGTTTGGGAGTACACGAAAACACGGTGCGATACCGGCTACGCAAGATGGCCGAAATCACCGAGCTGCCGTTGGACGACGCCCGAAAGCGGCTGGCCATGATGATCGACCTCGCGGTCGCGGACAACGATTAA
- a CDS encoding flavin-containing monooxygenase, protein MRSAYAGVPFTTSTAEIEAALADVSIPTLLLSLVHITGDPRFIRDFKQMGVFLNEIQGFMSEEDKARARAAALPVITDYRDRGCPEPRPLSLDLIREMMDWAACEHVTDDYLPLVLEEMDLDAVDPRRPPALPPESAADVPVLVVGCGESGILAGIRLKQANIPFTIVEKNPGPGGTWWENSYPGARVDVANHFYCYSFEPNNDWTHFFAEQHELQDYFTKVMDKHDLAGHVQWNTEVLAAEWVDDDATWRIRLRGAGGRTRTVRARALITAVGQLNRPNIPDLDGAETFAGPSFHSAAWDHSVDVGGKRVALVGAGASGFQIAPAIAPKVEHLTVFQRTAQWMFPNPMYHDEVGEGMRWAMRHLPYYGRWYRFLVLWPGSDKGLDAAEGDPDYADQDHAVSDINAAAQMMFSQWITSQVGEGDELLSKVMPDYPACGKRTLQDNGSWLQTLQRDNVELVRTPIRRITPRGIVTEDGVTHEVDIIVYATGFRHTDVLRPLEITGRDGVDLHQLWGSRPYAYLGITVPKFPNFFIIYGPGTHLAHGGSLIFQSELQMRYIDQCLARLADTDVHSLEPKPEAATDWHERTQTQIKKMVWAHPAVKHSYFKNADGEIHTVSPWRLNEYWAAVREPDWSQFVVRRRK, encoded by the coding sequence ATGCGCAGCGCCTATGCCGGCGTTCCCTTCACCACGTCGACGGCGGAGATCGAGGCCGCCCTGGCCGATGTCAGCATTCCGACGCTGCTGCTCTCGCTCGTGCACATCACCGGCGACCCGCGCTTCATCCGCGACTTCAAGCAGATGGGAGTCTTCCTCAACGAGATCCAGGGGTTCATGTCCGAGGAGGACAAGGCGCGCGCCAGGGCGGCGGCCTTGCCGGTGATCACCGACTACCGCGACCGCGGTTGCCCCGAGCCGCGGCCACTCAGCCTCGACCTTATCCGGGAGATGATGGACTGGGCGGCCTGCGAGCACGTGACCGACGACTACCTGCCCCTGGTCCTGGAAGAGATGGACCTCGACGCCGTCGATCCGCGCCGCCCGCCGGCCCTGCCGCCCGAAAGCGCCGCCGACGTCCCGGTTCTCGTCGTCGGCTGTGGCGAATCGGGCATCCTGGCCGGAATCCGGCTCAAGCAGGCCAACATTCCCTTCACCATCGTGGAGAAGAACCCCGGGCCGGGTGGAACCTGGTGGGAGAACAGCTATCCCGGCGCCCGCGTCGACGTGGCCAACCACTTCTACTGCTACAGCTTCGAACCCAACAACGACTGGACACACTTCTTCGCGGAGCAACACGAGCTCCAGGACTATTTCACCAAGGTCATGGATAAGCACGACCTGGCCGGGCACGTGCAGTGGAACACGGAAGTGCTGGCCGCCGAGTGGGTCGACGACGACGCGACCTGGAGAATCCGGCTGCGCGGCGCCGGCGGCCGGACGCGCACGGTACGCGCCCGCGCGCTGATCACCGCGGTCGGTCAGTTGAACCGGCCCAACATTCCCGACCTCGACGGGGCCGAGACGTTCGCGGGCCCTTCGTTCCATTCCGCCGCATGGGATCACTCCGTCGATGTGGGCGGCAAGCGCGTCGCGCTGGTCGGCGCCGGCGCCAGCGGTTTCCAGATCGCCCCCGCGATCGCCCCGAAAGTCGAGCACCTCACGGTGTTTCAGCGAACCGCGCAGTGGATGTTCCCCAACCCGATGTATCACGACGAGGTCGGCGAAGGCATGCGCTGGGCGATGCGCCACCTGCCGTACTACGGACGGTGGTACCGCTTCCTCGTGCTCTGGCCCGGCTCCGACAAGGGCCTGGACGCCGCGGAGGGCGATCCGGACTATGCCGACCAGGACCATGCCGTGAGCGACATCAACGCGGCCGCCCAGATGATGTTCTCCCAGTGGATCACCAGTCAGGTCGGTGAAGGGGACGAGCTGCTGAGCAAGGTGATGCCCGACTATCCGGCCTGCGGCAAACGGACCCTGCAGGACAACGGCAGCTGGCTGCAAACGCTGCAACGAGACAACGTGGAACTGGTGCGCACACCGATCCGGCGCATCACGCCCCGTGGCATCGTCACGGAAGACGGTGTGACGCACGAGGTCGACATCATCGTGTACGCCACCGGTTTCCGGCACACCGACGTGCTGCGGCCGCTGGAGATCACCGGCCGCGACGGGGTCGACCTGCACCAGTTGTGGGGGAGCCGGCCGTACGCCTACCTCGGCATCACCGTGCCGAAGTTCCCCAACTTTTTCATCATCTACGGGCCCGGGACCCACCTGGCGCACGGGGGCAGCCTGATCTTTCAGTCCGAACTGCAGATGCGCTACATCGACCAGTGCCTGGCGCGGCTGGCCGACACGGACGTGCACTCGCTGGAACCCAAGCCCGAGGCCGCCACCGATTGGCATGAGCGCACCCAGACCCAGATCAAGAAGATGGTGTGGGCGCACCCCGCGGTCAAACACTCCTACTTCAAGAACGCCGACGGGGAGATCCACACCGTCAGTCCTTGGCGCCTCAACGAGTACTGGGCCGCGGTGCGCGAACCCGACTGGTCACAATTCGTCGTACGGCGAAGGAAGTGA
- a CDS encoding alcohol dehydrogenase catalytic domain-containing protein — protein sequence MRTVVADGPHSIRVDTRPDPILPGPDGAIVEVTAAGICGSDLHFYEADFPMPDPIALGHEAIGTVVEVGHDVRTVRVGDPVMVSSVTGCGACAGCATRDPVMCHNGFQIFGGGVLGGAQADLLAVPAADFQLLKMPEGISTEQALLLTDNLATGWAAAQRADIPYGGTVAVIGLGAVGLCSLRSALFQGAATVFAVDRVQGRLDRAARWGATPVKAPALETILAATGGRGADAVIDAVATDASLTDALNAVRPGGTVSVVGVHDMNPFPLNALGCLIRSITLRMTTAPVQRTWPELIPLLQSGRLDVDGIFTTTLPLAEASKGYATAASRSGDDVKILLTP from the coding sequence ATGCGTACGGTAGTCGCCGACGGGCCACACAGCATCCGGGTCGACACCCGGCCCGATCCCATCCTGCCCGGCCCCGACGGGGCGATCGTCGAGGTCACCGCCGCCGGCATCTGCGGTTCGGATTTGCACTTCTACGAGGCGGATTTCCCGATGCCGGACCCGATAGCGCTGGGCCACGAAGCGATCGGCACCGTCGTGGAAGTCGGCCACGACGTGCGCACGGTCCGGGTGGGCGACCCCGTCATGGTCTCGTCGGTGACCGGGTGCGGCGCCTGCGCCGGGTGCGCCACCCGCGATCCGGTCATGTGCCACAACGGCTTTCAGATCTTCGGCGGGGGTGTGCTCGGCGGCGCCCAGGCCGACCTGCTGGCCGTGCCGGCGGCCGACTTCCAGCTGCTCAAGATGCCGGAAGGTATCAGCACCGAACAAGCACTGTTGCTCACCGACAATCTCGCCACCGGCTGGGCGGCGGCGCAACGCGCCGACATTCCCTACGGCGGCACCGTGGCGGTCATCGGCTTGGGCGCTGTCGGCCTGTGTTCGCTGCGCAGTGCACTGTTTCAAGGGGCCGCAACGGTTTTCGCCGTCGATCGGGTCCAGGGCCGGCTGGACCGCGCCGCCCGGTGGGGAGCGACGCCCGTCAAGGCGCCCGCGCTCGAGACCATCCTCGCGGCCACCGGTGGCCGCGGCGCGGACGCGGTGATCGATGCCGTCGCCACGGACGCGTCGTTGACCGACGCGCTCAACGCGGTACGGCCCGGCGGCACCGTCTCGGTGGTCGGCGTGCACGACATGAATCCGTTCCCGCTCAACGCCCTGGGCTGCCTGATCCGCAGCATCACTCTTCGGATGACGACGGCGCCGGTGCAGCGCACCTGGCCGGAGTTGATCCCGCTGCTGCAGTCCGGGCGCCTCGACGTCGACGGCATCTTCACCACGACGCTGCCGCTGGCGGAGGCGTCCAAGGGCTACGCGACCGCGGCGTCGCGATCGGGCGACGACGTCAAAATCCTGCTGACGCCCTAG
- a CDS encoding class I SAM-dependent methyltransferase yields MSTTPEFGSLRSDDDNWDIISSVGYTALLVAGWRALHAMSPQPLVRDEYARVFIEASRDPYLAGVLANPGTSEDETAFPRLYGVQTRFFDDFFVAAGAAGIRQAVIVAAGLDSRAYRLEWVQGTKVFEIDLPKVLEFKAHVLARHGAKPKAPRVEVAADLRADWSRALEAAGFDVERPSAWSVEGVLPYLTDEAQNTLFTRISGLSAPGSRIAIGALGSRLDHDQLMALEAAHPGVNVSGDVDFSALTYEPQTDPAERLAAHGWAVDPVRNTLDLQTGYGMTPPDVDVKIDSFMRSQYITATR; encoded by the coding sequence ATGAGCACGACGCCCGAATTCGGCTCGCTGCGTTCCGACGATGACAACTGGGACATCATCAGCAGCGTCGGTTACACCGCCCTGCTGGTTGCCGGATGGCGTGCGCTGCATGCCATGAGCCCGCAACCGCTGGTCCGGGACGAGTACGCGAGAGTCTTCATCGAGGCGTCGCGGGATCCGTATCTGGCGGGGGTGCTGGCCAACCCGGGGACCTCCGAGGACGAGACGGCCTTCCCCCGCCTCTACGGCGTGCAAACCCGATTCTTCGACGACTTCTTCGTCGCCGCCGGCGCCGCGGGCATCCGACAGGCGGTGATCGTCGCCGCCGGCCTGGACTCCCGCGCATATCGACTCGAATGGGTGCAGGGCACAAAGGTTTTCGAGATCGACCTGCCAAAGGTGCTGGAATTCAAGGCACACGTGCTCGCCCGGCACGGCGCCAAACCCAAGGCGCCCAGGGTCGAGGTCGCGGCCGACCTGCGCGCCGACTGGTCGAGGGCGCTGGAGGCCGCCGGCTTCGACGTGGAACGGCCGAGCGCCTGGTCGGTGGAGGGAGTGCTGCCCTACCTGACCGACGAGGCCCAGAACACGCTCTTCACCCGGATCAGCGGGCTCAGTGCGCCCGGCAGCCGAATTGCCATCGGCGCACTGGGGTCTCGCCTGGACCACGACCAGCTTATGGCCTTGGAGGCGGCGCATCCCGGCGTCAACGTGTCCGGTGACGTCGATTTCTCCGCCCTGACCTACGAGCCCCAGACCGACCCGGCGGAACGGCTCGCCGCGCATGGATGGGCGGTGGACCCCGTGCGCAACACGCTCGACTTGCAGACCGGTTACGGGATGACCCCGCCCGACGTCGACGTCAAGATCGACAGTTTTATGCGGTCCCAATACATCACGGCGACGCGGTGA
- the dtd gene encoding D-aminoacyl-tRNA deacylase — MRVLVQRVASATVSVAGEVVGAIRPDGQGLLAFVGVTHTDDSDKARRLAEKLWYLRILADERSAADVNAPILVVSQFTLYADTAKGRRPSWNAAAPGAIAEPLVAVFADALRRLGADVQTGMFGANMRVELVNDGPVTVLLEL, encoded by the coding sequence ATGCGGGTCTTGGTACAACGGGTCGCGTCGGCGACGGTGTCGGTCGCCGGCGAAGTCGTGGGCGCCATCCGGCCGGACGGTCAAGGCTTGCTGGCCTTCGTCGGCGTCACCCACACCGACGACTCCGACAAGGCGCGGCGGCTGGCTGAAAAGCTGTGGTATCTGCGCATTCTCGCGGACGAGAGGTCCGCCGCCGACGTCAACGCGCCGATCCTGGTGGTCAGTCAGTTCACCCTGTACGCCGACACCGCCAAGGGCCGGCGACCGTCGTGGAACGCCGCCGCTCCGGGCGCGATCGCCGAACCGCTGGTCGCGGTGTTCGCCGATGCGCTGCGGCGGCTGGGCGCCGACGTCCAGACCGGGATGTTCGGCGCGAACATGCGGGTCGAATTGGTCAACGACGGCCCGGTCACGGTGTTGCTGGAGCTCTGA
- a CDS encoding MTH1187 family thiamine-binding protein translates to MSVLVAFSVTPMGVGEGVGEIVAEAVRVVRDSGLPNKTDSMFTVIEGQTWEEVMTVVQRAVEAVAARAPRVSTVIKADWRSGVSDAMTQKIASVERYLEDG, encoded by the coding sequence GTGTCTGTGCTCGTCGCGTTCTCCGTCACGCCCATGGGTGTGGGCGAGGGCGTCGGCGAGATTGTCGCCGAAGCGGTCCGGGTGGTTCGCGATTCCGGCCTGCCCAACAAGACGGACTCGATGTTCACCGTGATCGAGGGGCAGACCTGGGAAGAAGTGATGACGGTCGTGCAGCGCGCGGTCGAGGCGGTGGCCGCTCGCGCGCCCCGGGTCAGCACGGTGATCAAGGCAGACTGGCGGTCCGGAGTCAGCGACGCGATGACGCAGAAGATCGCCTCCGTCGAGCGCTACCTCGAGGACGGCTAG
- a CDS encoding competence/damage-inducible protein A encodes MSARAGIVVTGTEVLTGRVQDANGPWIADRLLELGVELAHTTICGDRPADIEAQLRFMAQQGMDLIVTSGGLGPTADDMTVEVVARFCGRELVLDDDTENKIANILKKLMARFEGVDFEAVRAANRKQAMIPAGAQVLDPVGTAPGVVVPGTPTVIVLPGPPRELQPMWSRAIETPAAQQAIAGRTLYRQDTVRMFGLPESGLAETLRDAEASVPGFESLEITTCLRRGEVEMVTRYEPDAAASYGKLMQLVRDRHAQQLFSEDGSTVDDLVARALDGRRIATAESCTAGLLAARLTDRPGSSDYVAGAVVAYSNDAKAELLGVDPALIESHGAVSEPVAEAMAAGALRRFDADTAVAITGIAGPGGGTPEKPVGTVCFTVALGDGRKDTRTLRLPGNRSDIRERSTTVAMHLLRRLLSTAD; translated from the coding sequence GTGAGCGCACGCGCAGGCATCGTCGTCACCGGGACCGAAGTTCTCACCGGGCGCGTCCAAGACGCCAACGGTCCGTGGATCGCCGACCGCCTTTTGGAGCTGGGCGTCGAGTTGGCCCACACCACCATCTGCGGCGACCGCCCGGCCGACATCGAGGCGCAGCTGCGCTTCATGGCGCAGCAGGGCATGGACCTCATCGTCACCAGCGGCGGGCTGGGGCCCACCGCCGACGACATGACCGTGGAGGTGGTGGCCCGGTTCTGCGGCCGTGAATTGGTGCTGGACGACGACACCGAGAACAAGATCGCGAACATCCTCAAGAAGCTCATGGCCCGCTTCGAGGGCGTCGACTTCGAAGCGGTGCGCGCCGCCAACCGCAAGCAAGCGATGATTCCCGCCGGAGCGCAGGTGCTCGACCCCGTCGGCACCGCGCCCGGCGTCGTCGTCCCGGGCACGCCGACGGTCATCGTCCTCCCGGGCCCACCGCGGGAGCTGCAGCCGATGTGGAGCCGGGCCATCGAGACACCGGCGGCCCAGCAGGCGATCGCCGGCCGGACGCTCTATCGGCAGGACACCGTGCGCATGTTCGGGCTGCCCGAGTCGGGTCTGGCAGAGACGCTGCGCGACGCCGAGGCATCGGTGCCCGGTTTCGAGTCGCTCGAAATCACCACGTGTCTGCGGCGGGGCGAAGTCGAGATGGTCACGCGCTACGAGCCGGACGCCGCGGCCAGCTACGGGAAGCTGATGCAGCTGGTGCGCGACCGGCACGCTCAGCAGCTCTTCTCCGAAGACGGTTCGACGGTGGACGACCTGGTGGCCCGGGCGCTGGACGGTCGCCGGATCGCGACGGCCGAATCCTGCACGGCGGGGCTGCTGGCTGCTCGGCTGACCGACCGGCCGGGATCGTCGGATTACGTGGCCGGCGCAGTGGTGGCCTATTCGAACGACGCGAAAGCCGAGCTGCTGGGCGTGGACCCGGCGCTGATCGAGTCGCACGGTGCGGTGTCCGAGCCGGTGGCCGAGGCGATGGCGGCCGGCGCGCTGCGCCGGTTCGACGCCGACACCGCCGTCGCGATCACCGGCATCGCCGGCCCGGGCGGAGGCACTCCCGAAAAGCCGGTTGGCACCGTGTGTTTCACGGTTGCGCTCGGGGACGGCCGGAAGGACACCCGCACGTTGCGCCTGCCCGGCAACCGCTCCGACATCCGGGAGCGCTCGACAACGGTGGCGATGCACCTGCTGCGGCGCCTGCTGAGCACCGCCGACTAG